The DNA region CCTGAACAGCTCCATGTTATCGGTTTCGATCCGGGAGAAGGAGCCAGCGAAGATGCTCGCCGGCACCTGGAACAGCGCGGCGTTGAATGTGAAATGTATCCTCTCGGCTTATGGAGTAAAAAAGGGACAATCCCTTTTTATGATATTGCGCCACAGGGACATGCCTCCTGCTATCCGCTCAACGAGGCGTTTGTAAAAAGATTACGTTATGCCCTTGCAGACGGCCCCATCACCTTCGACGAAACCCGCCCCGTTGGGAAGATCGATATAGAAGTTGATACCCTCGATACCTGGTGGGGAAATGCGAAACGCACAAGTCCCGACTTTGCCAAACTCGATATCCAGGGTGGTGAGCTTGAAGTTCTCAAGGGCGGTACGGCGGTCTTGGACGAACTTGTCGGTCTCAAAGTCGAAGTCTGGTTTGCAGAATTCTACAAAGGTGCTCCCATGTTTTCGGACGTAGATATCTTTGTACGCAAACATGGTTTCAACTACTCCATCGTTCCAACGGACGCGTGGTTGCCCACTATCCATGGTCGAAAAGCTGCCCCCGTGAATACGAAACGACTCGGTGCCTTCAAAGCAAATGGACAAACCGTCACGGCCGATGTCTTCTTTTTGCGTGATCCCATCGCCATGGACTTTGACGAGCTGTGCACGGCAAAATTCTTTACCGCGCATAAGATGTTGGCATTGGTGGCGTTGTGTGAATGTTTTGCACAATATGATTTTGCCTTGGAATTGGCGCAATGGCTCCCTGACGCCTTCAACCGCGCGGGACGTCAAGACGACGCGACGTGGTTCGCTCGAGCATGTGATGAGGGAACGAAGAAATATATCACCCTGGAAAAGGAAGAGTCGCGACATGCAGCCATATCTTCCGAACGTGCCGAATCAGGAAGCGCATGAAAACGCAATATGATTGGTCTTCCCTGGCGGGAGAACCCGTGAAGGAAGAGCGCCTTGTTTCCAAGGGACGCAACAGCCAAGTCTATCGTCTTGTCGGCATGGATGGAAAAGTGCTTCTTGGGAAACGCTATTTCTCCCGACCGCAAGACGGCCGAGACAGGCTCGCGGCTGAATTGACGGGGTTGCGTCTCGTTGCCAAAGCCGGGGTGAATGCGCCCGTCGTGATCGCCACGGACGAGAACGCGAAAGCTGTTATCATGGAATTTGTGCATGGTGATGCCGTGTGTACGCCGCGAAACGAAGACATCAAGCAGGCTGTGGATTTTCTCGTGCGGATCAACCAGCCCTCCACCCGCATCGAGGCGACAGGCATTTCACTTGCTTCCGAAGCATGTTTTTCCGGAAAAGCACTGGAAGCAAACCTCTACGCACGGCTTGGCAATATCCTTGCTACCCGTGTGGAATGCGATATTTTTTCTCGGGTCCACGTCCTCGCTGCCTCCCTTGAGAAATATATTGCTCAATATGCTGAACGCGCGCGATGCGCGTTGCAGTCTCAGGGAAAAAGCTGGGATGAGGAACTCACGCCTGAAAATTGTGTCTTATCGCCCTCGGATTTTGGATTTCATAATGCCTTACGTCGTCCCGATGGCAGCTTATGCTTTTTGGATTTTGAATATTTCGGCTGGGATGACCCGGCAAAAACGCTCTGCGATTTCGTCCAGCATCCTGCTATGCATATGAACACAGAGCAAAAAACGTCTTTTATTCGCCTTTTTGCCGATGTCTTCGGACACATGGCGTTTACGGCGCGTGCGCGGGAATTCTTTCCTCTCTTCCGTTTGAAGTGGTGCTTTATTTTTCTCAATGAATTCGTGGCTCAAGATAGAGCGCGAAGAGAGTTCGCCGGCTGCCTGGAAGACTCGTCCAGAGACGCCATCCTCGAACAGCAATTGGGCAAATCCCAAAAGTACATGGAAACTCTACATGAAAAAGATGAATGGTTTCGCTCAGTCTTGGCATGACAAGGCCATGGCCGCCCCGTTGGATGATCGATCTCGGGAACTGCGCCGGGACGTGATCAAAATACTTGAATGCAGCCGTCGTGGTCATCTGGGGTCTTCGCTTTCTCTCATTGAGGTGCTCCGGGTGCTCTACGATGATATTCTGCGCTTTGATCCTGCCCGGCCCGACTGGCCCGAACGTGATCGGTGCATTCTCAGCAAGGGGCATGGCTGCATTCCGCTGTATGTCTTCTTGGCTGAAAAGGGATTCTTCCCCAAGTCCGAACTTGCGTCTTTCTGCCAATATGAAGGCCTTCTCGGTGGACATCCCGACGCCACCAAAATTCCCGGTGTCGAGGCCAGCACGGGCAGTCTGGGACACGGACTTTCCATCGGCGTAGGTATGGCATTAAGCGCCCGTTTGGACAAAAGAGATTCCAAGGTCTTCGTCATTGTCGGTGACGGGGAATGTAACGAAGGCAGCGTGTGGGAAGCCTGCATGAGTGCTGGTGTGAACGCCTTGGATAATCTTTGTCTTCTTGTCGATTACAATAAATACCAATCGTATGATGCCACATGCTGCGTGCAGGACCTGGAGCCGCTGGCGGACAAATTTGAGAGTTTCCGCATGGCCACACGGCATGTCAATGGACATAATGTTGCCGAACTGCAAGAGACCCTCCGGCAGGTTCCCTTTGAAAAGGGAAGGCCATCGGCCATCATTTGCCACACCGTCAAAGGCAAAGGCATATCCTTTGCCGAGAACAATCTGGAATGGCACCACAAAAGCAGCATCTCCGATGAGATGATGAAATCGATATCCTGTGCACTGGACGAAGCGCCTTAGATCTGCACACACGCGAGACGGCAGAAAGGATAGTTATGAGAAAAAAATGTCTCAATATGGTCCATGAGCTGGCCCGAAAAGACCAACGGGTCTGCTTTATCGGTTCGGATCTTGGGTTTAAAACCCTCGATACATTCCGCCAAGAGTTCCCCGAACGCTTTTTCATGGAAGGCGTCAGTGAGGCGAATGTCGTTGGCATGGCCGCTGGTTTGGCAATGGATGGCCGCGTCGTCTACGTCAATACGATTGCCACCTTCCTGACTCGCCGCGCCCTCGATCAAGTCGCCATTGATCTCTGTCAGCACAAGGTCAATGTTCGCCTTATCGGCAACGGCGGTGGGCTTGTTTACGCTCCATTGGGGTCGACACACTTGGCCCTGGAAGACATCACGCTCATGCGTTGTCTCCCAAACATGACTGTAGTTTGCCCCTGCGATGCCGATGAAATGGAACGCTTCATGCTCCAGACGGGAGACTACTCCGGCCCCATCTATATCAGACTCGGCAAAGGCTACGACCCCATTGTCTCGAAAGAGGAAAACGGCTTCACCATCGGCAAAGGCATCGCCTACCGTCAGGGAGACGATCTCCTGCTCGTCACAACGGGAGTCACTTTGCAGCAGGCCGTCACCGCGGCCGAAGAGCTGGAAAAAGACGGAATCAGCGCCGGCATTCTTCACATGCATACAGTGAAACCGTTCGATGCCGAGTTGTTGATTCACATGGCGGCATCCGGCAAGCCGATTATCTCCATTGAGGAACATACGCTCAACGGGGGCTTGGGAAGTGCCGTCGCCGAAACACTGGTGGATAATTTTGCTGGAAACCGTTTGCTTCGGCTCGGCATTCCAGACATTTTCCCCGATTACTACGGATCACAAAACGATCTTATGCACCGTTTGGGAATCGATGCCGCAGGAATCCTGCAGGCCGCCAAGCGTCTGCTCGACCGATAATATTTCGTCGGCCTTTTCCCCGAAAAGCATAACCTCTAGGCGAAGTCGCAAGACTCTTAAGGCAAAAGTATATGACACAAAAACGCCCTACGGCGCTGGTCACAGGGGGAGCAGGGTTCATTGGAAGTCACTTGG from Desulfovibrio inopinatus DSM 10711 includes:
- a CDS encoding transketolase family protein, translating into MRKKCLNMVHELARKDQRVCFIGSDLGFKTLDTFRQEFPERFFMEGVSEANVVGMAAGLAMDGRVVYVNTIATFLTRRALDQVAIDLCQHKVNVRLIGNGGGLVYAPLGSTHLALEDITLMRCLPNMTVVCPCDADEMERFMLQTGDYSGPIYIRLGKGYDPIVSKEENGFTIGKGIAYRQGDDLLLVTTGVTLQQAVTAAEELEKDGISAGILHMHTVKPFDAELLIHMAASGKPIISIEEHTLNGGLGSAVAETLVDNFAGNRLLRLGIPDIFPDYYGSQNDLMHRLGIDAAGILQAAKRLLDR
- a CDS encoding transketolase, which translates into the protein MKKMNGFAQSWHDKAMAAPLDDRSRELRRDVIKILECSRRGHLGSSLSLIEVLRVLYDDILRFDPARPDWPERDRCILSKGHGCIPLYVFLAEKGFFPKSELASFCQYEGLLGGHPDATKIPGVEASTGSLGHGLSIGVGMALSARLDKRDSKVFVIVGDGECNEGSVWEACMSAGVNALDNLCLLVDYNKYQSYDATCCVQDLEPLADKFESFRMATRHVNGHNVAELQETLRQVPFEKGRPSAIICHTVKGKGISFAENNLEWHHKSSISDEMMKSISCALDEAP
- a CDS encoding phosphotransferase, whose product is MKTQYDWSSLAGEPVKEERLVSKGRNSQVYRLVGMDGKVLLGKRYFSRPQDGRDRLAAELTGLRLVAKAGVNAPVVIATDENAKAVIMEFVHGDAVCTPRNEDIKQAVDFLVRINQPSTRIEATGISLASEACFSGKALEANLYARLGNILATRVECDIFSRVHVLAASLEKYIAQYAERARCALQSQGKSWDEELTPENCVLSPSDFGFHNALRRPDGSLCFLDFEYFGWDDPAKTLCDFVQHPAMHMNTEQKTSFIRLFADVFGHMAFTARAREFFPLFRLKWCFIFLNEFVAQDRARREFAGCLEDSSRDAILEQQLGKSQKYMETLHEKDEWFRSVLA
- a CDS encoding FkbM family methyltransferase is translated as MAYAYCAAHLPARELYIYGAGSRGRDLLQRIRLYRPDITVLGFIDSNKEGTDNGLHIHRFQQFALSERHKTACIVIASQYAMEIRASLLAEGFTDIWIYETSGITALTESLFAHAPTPDKLTILDVGSRFCEGNFQEWDLLLPPEQLHVIGFDPGEGASEDARRHLEQRGVECEMYPLGLWSKKGTIPFYDIAPQGHASCYPLNEAFVKRLRYALADGPITFDETRPVGKIDIEVDTLDTWWGNAKRTSPDFAKLDIQGGELEVLKGGTAVLDELVGLKVEVWFAEFYKGAPMFSDVDIFVRKHGFNYSIVPTDAWLPTIHGRKAAPVNTKRLGAFKANGQTVTADVFFLRDPIAMDFDELCTAKFFTAHKMLALVALCECFAQYDFALELAQWLPDAFNRAGRQDDATWFARACDEGTKKYITLEKEESRHAAISSERAESGSA